Below is a genomic region from Acinetobacter tibetensis.
AAATTGTAAGACACGCATCGTAATTGTCGGTGGTGGAGCTGGCGGGCTTGAACTCGCTACGCGTTTGGGGAATCGTTTAGGCAAAAAAAATAAAGCCGAAATTATCTTGGTCGATGCAACTTTAACCCACATTTGGAAACCGCTTTTACATGAAGTGGCTTCAGGAACGTTGAATTCACATGATGATGAATTGAATTACTTTGCCCATGCCAATAAAAATCATTTTGAGTTCTTTTTGGGGAAAATGATTAATATTGATCGTACCGAAAAAAAGATTCAACTTGCAGAATTAAGTTCCCATCAAGGTGAGCAAATTGCACCATGTCGTTCTATTGCTTACGATATTTTGGTGGTTTCAGTAGGATCGACTTCAAATGATTTTAATACAGAAGGTGCAAAAGCACATTGTGTATGTCTGGATTCACGTGCACAGGCAGATTATTTACAGAAAGAGTTTTTAAATCTATATCTCCAAGCTCAAGCCAATAGCCTAATTGAAGATACGCAGCACAGCTTACTGAATATTGCGATTATTGGTGCAGGTGCAACAGGGGTTGAATTGGCAGCGGAATTGCATTTCGCGGCGCATCAATTTTGTAAATATGGTTTAGACAGTATTCAACCAGACAATGTATGTATTACCCTAATTGAGGCGGCAGATCGAGTATTGCCAGCGCTGAATTCTAAAATATCAAGTTTGGCAGAAGCCGAATTAGTCAACATGGGTATTCAGGTCAGAACCAAAAGTCGAGTACAAAAAATTGATGAAACACACATTTATTTTGATGATGGAACTCAATTAGCTGCTGACTTAAAAGTTTGGTCTGCGGGAATTAAAGCCCCAGATTTTCTCAATAATATTGCCGAATTAGAAACCAATCGTATTAATCAACTCATTGTTAAATCGACCTTGCAAACGACACGAGATGATTCTATTTTTGCGATGGGGGATTGTGCGAGTTATACACCAGAAGGCAAGGAGCGTCCCTTAGCACCGCGTGCTCAAGTCGCCAATCAACAGGCAATTTTTTTGGAAAAAGCCTTGGTAGCTTATATCGCAGCTCAGCCACTTCCAGAATTTGTCTTTAAGGATAAAGGCTCACTCGTGTCTTTAAGTGACCGTAATAGTGTTGGACATGTCATGGGCAATATCAATATTGAAGGCTTTGTTGCTCGTTTAATGTATATGTCACTGTACCGATTTCATCAAATTGCATTGCACGGGCTATTTAAAACCAGCATTTTGATGTTAAAGGATGTGTTATCTAAGTCGGCTAGACCGCAATTAAAAATGCATTGATATTTCATAGAAAAATTTAGTCTATTGATATAAATCGGTATAAATAGCCAGCTCAAATTTGAGCTGATTGTTACTCATTTATTGGGCTAATGATCAGGTTAAATTTGAGTTTTTTACGCAAATTTACTCCCAATTAAAAAAATATTGTGCTTGGTTGAGTTAAATAATTTTCATGCTTTATCGCTTCAAGGTTTACATCATAATCTCCAACTTTGATCTCAACTGAATAGCCATCTATTAAAACCCTCACTCAAGCAGTGTCGTAAAATGCTAAGTGAATGTCGTCTTATGTGAAGTGGTGCAGCTCTATTCAAGGAGCATATGCTGAAATAACAGTAAGTTAGTTATATACCTGTTATGAATGGCAGAGGTTCGTGAAATTGTTATATTGAAAGTCGTATGTATCGTAGAGGCAACGGGCTTAGCAAGTCTTGTTAAGTACAACAAAGCATTAAACTATTGCACAACATCTTCTATTGTCATCATCAAATTTTGTATTGAGAAACACATCTTATTGATGATATCTGAGATAGGATGCGCACTACAATAAATGATAGTGTAATTAATAGTAATTATCATTTACATTTTAAA
It encodes:
- a CDS encoding NAD(P)/FAD-dependent oxidoreductase yields the protein MQLENKNCKTRIVIVGGGAGGLELATRLGNRLGKKNKAEIILVDATLTHIWKPLLHEVASGTLNSHDDELNYFAHANKNHFEFFLGKMINIDRTEKKIQLAELSSHQGEQIAPCRSIAYDILVVSVGSTSNDFNTEGAKAHCVCLDSRAQADYLQKEFLNLYLQAQANSLIEDTQHSLLNIAIIGAGATGVELAAELHFAAHQFCKYGLDSIQPDNVCITLIEAADRVLPALNSKISSLAEAELVNMGIQVRTKSRVQKIDETHIYFDDGTQLAADLKVWSAGIKAPDFLNNIAELETNRINQLIVKSTLQTTRDDSIFAMGDCASYTPEGKERPLAPRAQVANQQAIFLEKALVAYIAAQPLPEFVFKDKGSLVSLSDRNSVGHVMGNINIEGFVARLMYMSLYRFHQIALHGLFKTSILMLKDVLSKSARPQLKMH